In Oenanthe melanoleuca isolate GR-GAL-2019-014 chromosome 8, OMel1.0, whole genome shotgun sequence, a single genomic region encodes these proteins:
- the MMACHC gene encoding cyanocobalamin reductase / alkylcobalamin dealkylase yields MERRVAERLRSALGPLGLEAHAFKVGWYNAVLQPAFHLPYPDDTLAFVVLSTPSMFDKALKPFVKKERLKIIRDPVDQCVSHHLARVKEKFPDQRVDVMFDYEMLPSRKPKFLAQTAAHVAGAAYYYQRKDVKLDPWGKKRIFGVCIHPKYGGWFAIRALLLFPDIQVPLLEQPTPVDCVSTEEKRIELLEQFNFHWQDGHYRDIIEVKERYSEEQKAYFATPPAERFRLLGLSQEAQRIAFH; encoded by the exons atggaGCGGCGCGTGGCGGAGCGGCTCCGCAGCGCGCTCGGCCCGCTCGGCCTCGAGGCGCACGCCTTCAAG GTTGGGTGGTACAATGCTGTTCTCCAGCCAGCCTTCCACCTCCCCTACCCAGATGACACACTGGCCTTCGTGGTGCTCAGCACGCCTTCCATGTTTGACAAAGCCCTTAAGCCTTTTGTGAAGAAAGAACGATTAAAAATCATCAGGGATCCTGTGGATCAGTGTGTTTCCCATCATTTAGCACGTGTGAAGGAG AAATTTCCTGACCAGAGGGTGGATGTCATGTTTGATTATGAGATGCTGCCGAGCCGAAAGCCCAAGTTCCTGGCACAGACAGCTGCCCACGTTGCTGGAGCTGCATATTACTACCAAAGGAAGGATGTGAAGCTTGATCCATGGGGGAAAAAG aggaTCTTTGGCGTTTGTATCCATCCCAAGTATGGTGGCTGGTTTGCTATCAGGgctctcctgctcttcccagacATTCAGGTGCCACTCCTGGAACAGCCCACTCCTGTTGACTGTGTgagcacagaggagaaaaggattgagctgctggagcagttcAACTTCCACTGGCAGGACGGCCACTACAGGGACATCATTGAAGTGAAGGAAAGGTACTCGGAGGAGCAAAAAGCCTATTTTGCCACTCCTCCAGCCGAGAGATTCCGGCTGCTGGGGCTCTCACAGGAAGCACAGAGAATCGCATTTCACTGA